One Gimesia aquarii DNA segment encodes these proteins:
- a CDS encoding RNA polymerase sigma factor — MVTTQIFNSPYLRDPDVQLMLRAKEGDEGAFTELVANYQDRIVGIFCHLLGNQEAAEDLAQEVFLRIYRSRANYQAKAKFSTWLFRIANNLASNSRRNKGRRKEVNLNPQDSGPLGIRPEEQLLVEKSGLMPTRQIGLKETQAIVREALGTLNERQQMAVLLHKFEGMSYADIGAAMKLSEAAVKSLLSRARENLRVQLEKHICS; from the coding sequence GTGGTTACGACTCAAATCTTCAATTCGCCTTATTTGCGAGATCCTGACGTGCAATTGATGTTACGCGCTAAGGAAGGCGATGAAGGTGCGTTCACTGAATTAGTTGCTAATTACCAGGATCGAATCGTAGGGATTTTTTGTCATTTACTGGGAAATCAGGAAGCGGCAGAAGATTTGGCTCAAGAAGTATTTTTACGTATTTATCGCTCACGAGCGAATTATCAAGCCAAGGCGAAATTTTCAACATGGTTATTTCGGATTGCCAATAATCTGGCTAGTAATTCACGTAGAAATAAAGGACGACGCAAAGAGGTCAATCTGAATCCACAAGACTCCGGTCCACTTGGGATCAGACCGGAAGAGCAGTTACTAGTGGAAAAGTCAGGATTAATGCCGACTCGACAGATCGGTTTGAAGGAAACACAAGCCATTGTACGTGAGGCATTGGGAACATTGAATGAACGCCAGCAAATGGCAGTGTTATTACACAAGTTTGAAGGAATGAGTTACGCTGATATTGGAGCAGCCATGAAGCTATCAGAAGCGGCTGTGAAATCACTGTTATCTCGTGCCCGAGAAAATTTACGCGTTCAACTCGAAAAGCATATTTGTAGTTAA
- a CDS encoding anti-sigma factor family protein: MKKESKEQELEKLVAYLDGEVSDQEAIEVEQSLSTDEKTRAHVDGLERTWELLDKLPITKASDEFTNKTLSTIKTVQLEAQANESQDRSGLGLSKQSQQQIWKVVVAGGWMIGLACSIFLGYVFTNQWLPDESEPLLKELSFIENLDTYSEVQSLEFLKDLQQSGTFDETAQQQK; encoded by the coding sequence ATGAAAAAAGAGAGCAAAGAACAAGAACTCGAAAAGCTGGTTGCTTATCTCGATGGAGAGGTGAGTGATCAGGAAGCGATCGAGGTCGAGCAATCTCTCTCAACTGATGAAAAGACACGCGCTCATGTGGATGGTCTGGAGCGCACCTGGGAATTGTTAGACAAACTACCGATTACCAAAGCATCTGATGAATTTACGAACAAAACTCTCTCGACGATCAAAACTGTTCAGTTGGAAGCACAAGCGAATGAATCACAGGATCGATCTGGTCTGGGATTGAGTAAGCAATCGCAACAGCAGATTTGGAAAGTGGTGGTCGCGGGTGGCTGGATGATCGGTCTGGCATGTTCCATATTCCTCGGATACGTTTTTACAAACCAGTGGCTGCCTGACGAGTCAGAGCCTCTACTCAAGGAATTGTCATTTATTGAAAACCTTGATACCTACTCTGAAGTGCAAAGCCTGGAATTTCTGAAAGATTTGCAGCAATCGGGAACATTTGATGAAACCGCGCAGCAGCAAAAATAA
- a CDS encoding co-chaperone GroES, with the protein MSNWVEPLGMRILIRKDESRHTTRGGIVLPDKAEIPNITGRVVEISVQIERDDDFPIKKYDKVLFNPSDAIPVDFEPDNVLFVVPIEDVVAVFRRGESKIDEIRSAEEMDADDPEEWDD; encoded by the coding sequence GTGTCAAACTGGGTTGAACCTCTGGGAATGAGGATTCTCATTCGTAAAGATGAGAGTCGACATACTACGCGCGGGGGTATTGTACTTCCCGATAAGGCAGAAATTCCGAATATTACCGGTCGTGTTGTTGAAATCAGCGTGCAGATCGAGCGGGATGATGACTTTCCAATTAAGAAGTACGATAAAGTGCTTTTCAACCCGAGTGATGCGATTCCCGTGGATTTCGAACCGGACAATGTTTTATTCGTTGTGCCTATCGAAGATGTCGTTGCTGTATTCCGGCGTGGCGAATCGAAAATCGATGAAATCCGGTCAGCTGAAGAAATGGACGCAGATGATCCAGAAGAATGGGACGACTAA
- a CDS encoding alpha/beta hydrolase family protein has protein sequence MRFLSSLCLVSLFISFPSLVSAQTLEFPEVLPGTTNLKLTMPLDVHMVAGIDRYALKALAMSPELRPQKWNYDFGSHAAYIESIKENRKRFKTIIGVVDPRVAGPGFELLTTTENQSVIAECPQFKVHVVEWQVLEGMTAAGLLLQPTGQIKARVVALPDADWTPEMFIGLKPGVPESAQIPLKLAASGVQVLIPTLISRESGFSGHPKVFFTNQPHREYIYRMAFEMGRHIIGYEVQKVMAAVDQFERLNKKDQRILPIGVVGVGEGGLLALFSGASDHRINSTWVAGYFQRREDVWQEPIYRNVWSQLTEFGDAEIASMIAPRACVIEACSVPTVDGPPRAKSGRRASAAPGVIKIAAPESVRAEYQRVAPVFDQLGLKENLSLVLNGDGTNPAGSDKARQQFLSGLRVRMNKKRLPAVELQLVANGVVVDPSSRQEQQFDEMNEFTQELLNKSSRYRDEEWQPGNYKSVELWEKVSDGLRTKVYNELIGRLPEPEKSVPLNVRSRKVIDHEQYQGYEVMLDVMPDIVAGGILLIPSDMKPGEKRPVIVCQHGLEGTPMDTIDPKSKGFRAYKAFSEQLVKLGLIVYAPQNPYRGRDRFRTLQRKSNPMKRSLYSYIIPQHERTLDWLDSLSFVDGNRIGFYGLSYGGKTAVRVPPFVKKYVFSICSGDFNEWVRKNADSAHRYSYVFHGEYEIFEWNMGHVANYAELSYLMAPRPFMVERGHNDGVAPDEWVAAEYAKVRRFYVQMGIGDRTEIEYFDGPHTINGKDTFAFILRNLNWSPPKNK, from the coding sequence ATGCGATTCCTGTCCTCCTTATGCCTCGTAAGTTTGTTTATTAGTTTTCCTTCCTTAGTTTCGGCTCAGACTCTGGAGTTTCCCGAAGTCTTACCGGGAACAACTAACTTGAAACTAACTATGCCTCTCGACGTACATATGGTCGCGGGTATTGATCGTTATGCTCTAAAAGCATTGGCCATGTCTCCGGAACTACGTCCACAAAAATGGAACTATGATTTTGGCAGCCATGCTGCTTATATTGAAAGTATCAAGGAGAATCGAAAGCGATTCAAAACAATTATTGGTGTCGTTGATCCTCGTGTTGCCGGCCCCGGTTTTGAGTTATTGACGACCACAGAGAACCAGTCTGTCATTGCAGAATGTCCTCAATTTAAAGTCCACGTTGTAGAGTGGCAGGTATTAGAGGGCATGACAGCTGCAGGACTATTATTACAACCAACGGGACAGATCAAGGCGCGCGTGGTCGCTTTACCCGATGCAGATTGGACTCCGGAGATGTTTATCGGTTTGAAGCCGGGTGTTCCCGAGTCCGCTCAGATTCCTTTGAAACTTGCTGCCTCAGGAGTGCAGGTGTTGATTCCGACTCTCATTAGTCGGGAGTCCGGATTTTCGGGACATCCGAAAGTTTTTTTTACGAATCAGCCACATCGTGAATACATCTATCGTATGGCGTTTGAAATGGGGCGTCATATCATTGGCTATGAAGTGCAGAAAGTCATGGCTGCCGTAGACCAGTTTGAACGATTGAACAAAAAAGATCAGCGAATTTTACCGATCGGAGTAGTAGGTGTCGGCGAAGGAGGACTGTTGGCTCTATTTAGTGGAGCCTCTGACCATCGAATCAATTCCACTTGGGTTGCGGGCTACTTTCAAAGGAGGGAAGATGTTTGGCAGGAGCCCATTTATCGTAATGTCTGGAGTCAGTTAACCGAATTTGGCGATGCAGAAATCGCTTCAATGATTGCTCCGCGTGCCTGTGTGATCGAAGCATGCTCTGTGCCTACAGTCGATGGCCCCCCTCGAGCGAAATCGGGCAGAAGAGCTTCGGCTGCACCCGGCGTGATCAAGATCGCGGCTCCTGAATCCGTACGTGCTGAATACCAACGCGTAGCCCCGGTATTTGATCAATTAGGTCTCAAGGAGAATCTTTCACTTGTGTTAAATGGTGATGGGACCAATCCTGCGGGTTCAGACAAAGCGCGTCAACAGTTCCTATCTGGCTTAAGAGTCAGAATGAATAAAAAACGTCTACCGGCTGTCGAATTACAATTGGTTGCCAATGGAGTCGTGGTTGATCCCAGTTCAAGACAAGAGCAGCAGTTTGATGAAATGAATGAGTTTACCCAGGAGTTGCTGAATAAGTCGTCTCGCTATCGTGATGAAGAATGGCAGCCTGGCAACTATAAATCGGTTGAACTTTGGGAAAAAGTATCTGATGGTCTGCGAACGAAAGTTTATAACGAATTGATTGGCCGACTTCCCGAACCTGAGAAATCAGTTCCCTTGAATGTCCGGTCACGTAAGGTGATTGATCACGAACAATATCAGGGATACGAAGTCATGCTGGATGTAATGCCGGACATTGTAGCCGGTGGAATTTTATTGATCCCTTCCGACATGAAACCGGGAGAAAAACGTCCGGTGATTGTCTGCCAGCATGGTTTAGAAGGCACACCCATGGATACGATTGATCCAAAATCTAAAGGGTTTCGTGCTTACAAAGCATTTAGTGAGCAGTTGGTGAAGCTGGGTTTAATCGTCTATGCACCGCAGAATCCGTACCGTGGCCGAGACCGCTTTCGTACTTTGCAGCGTAAATCGAACCCGATGAAGCGGTCACTTTACAGCTACATCATCCCACAGCATGAGCGTACCTTGGATTGGCTCGATTCACTTTCTTTTGTAGATGGAAATCGTATTGGTTTCTACGGCCTTTCCTACGGAGGTAAGACGGCAGTGCGGGTCCCTCCTTTTGTGAAAAAATATGTCTTTTCGATTTGCTCAGGTGACTTCAACGAATGGGTGCGAAAAAATGCGGACAGTGCCCATCGTTATAGTTATGTGTTTCACGGTGAGTATGAAATTTTCGAATGGAATATGGGGCATGTTGCCAATTATGCAGAGTTATCTTATTTAATGGCACCACGTCCTTTCATGGTTGAACGGGGCCATAATGATGGTGTAGCCCCCGACGAATGGGTCGCTGCAGAATACGCAAAAGTACGACGGTTTTACGTGCAAATGGGGATTGGGGACAGGACTGAAATTGAATATTTCGATGGACCACATACCATTAATGGGAAAGACACATTTGCCTTTATTCTTCGAAACTTGAATTGGTCTCCACCAAAAAATAAGTGA
- a CDS encoding XdhC family protein, producing the protein MRDLLVELEKAVQQKKPVCYTCLVETRGSTPQKPGAAMLIFRDGSQIGTLGGGCVEAEVKRRALRLIDAATPEIMTFQLDSDYGWDDGLICGGRMKVLVDPINTEEDLCYFQSMAQLLASDQGCTEAIVISPESAEGGSETDRFLIDANSKIIAQRGQQEPPAQLLMSLKPIQNRPRPYLKAGIAYLTFHQTCELVIVGCGHIGQKVAELASDVGFEIIAADDRQEYCNVERFPTAKQLIVGNFDTALSDLSITRDTFIIIVTRGHNHDEEALGHLAESPARYIGMIGSKRKVKLIFEDLLRTGTPREALAKVHAPLGFDIGSQTVPEIALSIVAELVAYRNLDTIPTGYQRSSLVEEIKAVK; encoded by the coding sequence ATGCGTGATTTGTTAGTCGAACTGGAAAAAGCAGTCCAGCAAAAGAAACCCGTTTGTTATACCTGTCTGGTTGAAACCCGCGGATCCACTCCACAAAAACCGGGAGCCGCTATGCTCATCTTTCGAGATGGCTCTCAAATCGGAACTCTCGGGGGCGGTTGCGTGGAAGCGGAAGTGAAACGCCGCGCATTAAGATTGATCGATGCTGCTACACCTGAAATTATGACATTTCAACTCGACAGTGATTATGGCTGGGATGACGGACTGATTTGTGGAGGGCGGATGAAAGTTCTCGTCGATCCGATCAATACTGAAGAAGATTTATGTTACTTCCAATCCATGGCTCAACTGTTGGCAAGTGATCAGGGTTGCACCGAAGCAATTGTGATTAGCCCTGAATCAGCAGAAGGCGGAAGTGAAACAGATCGCTTTCTGATAGATGCGAACTCAAAAATTATTGCCCAACGTGGTCAGCAAGAACCGCCGGCTCAATTACTAATGAGTTTGAAGCCGATTCAGAATCGACCTCGACCCTATCTTAAAGCGGGTATTGCATATCTTACCTTCCATCAGACATGTGAGCTTGTGATCGTGGGCTGTGGTCATATTGGTCAGAAAGTGGCAGAATTGGCCAGCGATGTCGGATTCGAAATTATTGCCGCCGATGATCGTCAGGAATATTGTAATGTCGAACGATTCCCCACTGCAAAACAGTTAATTGTTGGCAACTTTGATACGGCTCTTTCAGATCTTTCCATCACCAGGGATACGTTTATCATCATCGTCACCCGTGGTCATAATCATGACGAAGAAGCCTTGGGACATTTAGCAGAGTCACCAGCGCGTTACATCGGTATGATCGGCAGCAAGCGAAAAGTAAAACTGATCTTTGAAGACTTGCTACGAACCGGCACACCCCGTGAGGCACTTGCGAAAGTTCATGCTCCACTTGGTTTTGACATTGGCTCCCAGACTGTTCCGGAAATTGCGCTGAGTATTGTCGCGGAACTGGTCGCCTATCGAAATCTGGATACCATTCCAACAGGCTATCAACGCTCAAGTCTGGTCGAAGAAATTAAGGCTGTAAAATGA
- a CDS encoding leucine-rich repeat domain-containing protein, protein MSKAATDSEEEVPQESTLETDIKALKEISANLKMDYNGNISQVSFSGSKLVDAGLVYLGRLTKLRKLDLSGSKVTDEGMVHIKPLKSLREITLHGIPISDVGLAEFKKLTNLEVLNLSRTKITDVGLKHLKGLENLKELFLTGLEITDEGLAHISGLKSLETLGLSETQITDEALAHIKGLKKLRVLLLRDTHISDDGLKHIKGLTRLQRLWLRNTEVTDAGMKYLVKMKDMEWLELNDTEVSNAGITELKALENIVDMNLRNTGVTDKCIPSLKKMKNLSTLYIDGTEITEEGVAKLEKGLPYCRIER, encoded by the coding sequence ATGAGTAAAGCTGCCACGGATTCAGAGGAAGAAGTTCCCCAGGAATCGACGTTGGAAACGGATATCAAAGCGCTAAAGGAGATTAGTGCTAATTTGAAAATGGACTACAACGGTAATATCTCGCAAGTGTCATTTTCAGGTTCGAAGTTAGTGGATGCCGGGTTAGTCTATCTCGGTCGCCTGACAAAATTGAGAAAGTTAGATCTTTCAGGCTCAAAAGTGACTGATGAGGGGATGGTTCATATCAAACCCTTGAAGAGCTTGCGCGAAATTACACTACACGGGATCCCGATTTCTGATGTAGGCTTGGCAGAGTTCAAAAAATTGACCAACCTGGAAGTTCTCAATCTTTCACGTACCAAGATCACTGATGTTGGGTTAAAGCACTTGAAAGGTTTAGAAAATCTAAAAGAGCTTTTTCTGACAGGCCTGGAAATAACTGATGAGGGGCTCGCTCACATTTCCGGTTTGAAGAGTCTGGAAACACTCGGATTATCCGAAACACAGATTACTGATGAAGCGCTGGCCCACATTAAGGGTCTGAAAAAACTACGAGTCCTTTTATTGCGTGATACACATATTTCTGATGATGGGTTAAAACACATTAAGGGACTGACTCGCTTGCAGCGACTATGGTTGCGGAATACGGAAGTGACAGACGCCGGTATGAAGTATCTGGTAAAAATGAAAGATATGGAATGGCTGGAACTGAATGATACCGAGGTTAGCAATGCAGGAATCACGGAGCTTAAGGCTCTTGAGAACATCGTGGATATGAACCTGCGAAATACCGGTGTGACCGATAAGTGCATCCCTTCTCTCAAAAAGATGAAAAATCTCAGTACACTTTACATTGATGGGACTGAAATCACGGAAGAGGGTGTTGCCAAACTCGAAAAAGGGCTTCCGTATTGCCGTATCGAGAGATAA
- a CDS encoding 5' nucleotidase, NT5C type: MAVRHILLDMDGVIADFMGSILELHGQEHLADHWPEGEADYAGVVGMTKDEFWKPVDALGGQFWKNFPPYPWLKELLAVLRATAPFTISTSPSRSAACASAKVEWLRHHFDEPHFMDFMIGTQKYLLAKPDVVLVDDQHKNIDLFREHGGQAILFPQPWNANFAIKDKISYLKSELQKLV, from the coding sequence ATGGCTGTACGACATATATTATTAGACATGGATGGGGTGATCGCCGATTTTATGGGTTCGATCCTGGAGCTACATGGTCAGGAACATCTGGCCGATCATTGGCCCGAGGGAGAAGCCGATTATGCAGGTGTTGTAGGTATGACGAAAGATGAATTCTGGAAACCCGTCGATGCTTTGGGGGGCCAATTTTGGAAAAATTTTCCTCCTTACCCCTGGCTCAAAGAGTTACTGGCTGTGCTGAGAGCAACGGCTCCATTTACCATCAGTACTTCACCAAGTCGTAGTGCGGCTTGTGCTTCGGCCAAAGTCGAATGGTTGCGACATCATTTCGATGAGCCACACTTCATGGATTTTATGATTGGTACGCAAAAGTACCTTCTGGCAAAACCAGATGTAGTGCTCGTGGACGATCAGCATAAAAATATCGATCTGTTTCGTGAGCATGGTGGTCAGGCAATTCTTTTCCCACAGCCTTGGAATGCGAATTTCGCGATCAAGGATAAGATCAGTTACCTCAAATCAGAGCTTCAAAAACTGGTTTGA
- a CDS encoding NAD-dependent epimerase/dehydratase family protein — MRVLITGAAGYVGRYFARHWQTNDELILGDIHPARNDSRFIPLDITDSKQTRAALQGIDAVVHLAKQADEGPMEGDELNGKRFDVNVKGTFNLLEAARDANVKRFVFTSSIMTVQGYQAPQQVESDAEPRPVGSYALTKQLCEVMCAHYAREYGMSIVCLRIPKPIDLEHPLWKTHPLRPQWVPFPDLMQAYQKSLRAPIDGCEVITIVGESSKRRWDLKKAQEILGYQPTMLPEELGFQLGSEDEPIPDESAYS; from the coding sequence ATGAGAGTGTTAATCACAGGCGCCGCCGGTTATGTTGGCAGATACTTCGCGCGCCACTGGCAGACCAATGACGAACTGATTCTGGGAGACATTCATCCAGCTCGAAATGATTCCCGATTTATTCCACTCGATATTACTGACTCCAAACAAACGCGTGCTGCGTTGCAGGGCATTGATGCCGTTGTCCACTTGGCAAAACAGGCAGATGAAGGCCCAATGGAAGGTGATGAACTCAATGGAAAACGGTTTGATGTCAATGTAAAAGGAACGTTCAATTTATTGGAAGCCGCACGTGACGCCAATGTGAAACGATTCGTCTTTACGAGCAGCATTATGACCGTTCAAGGCTATCAGGCTCCACAGCAGGTTGAATCTGACGCCGAACCGCGGCCTGTAGGATCGTATGCACTCACAAAACAACTTTGTGAAGTCATGTGTGCCCATTATGCGCGTGAATATGGAATGTCTATTGTCTGCCTGCGAATTCCCAAACCGATTGACCTCGAACACCCTCTCTGGAAAACACACCCACTCCGACCACAGTGGGTTCCATTCCCCGACCTGATGCAGGCGTACCAGAAATCACTGAGAGCACCAATTGATGGTTGCGAAGTTATCACGATCGTGGGAGAGAGTTCGAAACGTCGCTGGGATCTAAAAAAAGCGCAAGAAATACTGGGGTATCAACCCACTATGCTTCCCGAAGAATTGGGATTTCAATTAGGCAGCGAGGATGAACCCATTCCTGACGAATCAGCTTATTCCTAA
- a CDS encoding Rieske 2Fe-2S domain-containing protein yields the protein MTNWIPLGSASEIPPGNRKVYSLKGTEIAIFHVANKGQPGQFYAIHDCCPHQGASLVEGEGTGTEIACPLHDWTFDVASGECHDFPEFPLTRYELKVENGNILIEASAFEELDIHDHLFLVRYGAMGWIDHFSAEEDAAFSHRDRIILNTSRGEEIGEILSKAINQNNSITPAGSILRMFTPTDQQKLLQQEDITTHVLEDCQSLIQERGMPTEIIDCEQLFDQQTVVLYYLGNRMPALEILAQELNANYAWRIVFHPVDEAPAPSGCSSGGCGCDQK from the coding sequence ATGACGAACTGGATTCCACTGGGAAGTGCTTCAGAAATTCCTCCAGGTAATCGTAAAGTATATTCGCTTAAGGGAACTGAGATCGCAATTTTCCATGTCGCCAACAAAGGACAGCCAGGGCAATTTTACGCCATTCATGACTGTTGTCCACACCAGGGAGCTTCTCTGGTCGAAGGAGAGGGCACGGGAACGGAAATCGCTTGTCCGCTTCATGACTGGACTTTTGATGTTGCTTCGGGAGAGTGCCATGACTTTCCAGAGTTTCCTTTGACTCGCTATGAACTCAAAGTAGAAAACGGCAATATTCTGATCGAGGCATCCGCATTTGAAGAACTAGACATTCACGATCATCTTTTCCTGGTACGATATGGAGCGATGGGCTGGATTGATCACTTCTCGGCAGAAGAAGATGCTGCTTTTTCACACCGCGATCGTATTATTTTAAATACAAGCCGAGGTGAAGAAATCGGAGAGATTCTTTCGAAGGCTATCAATCAGAATAACTCGATCACTCCTGCCGGGTCGATTCTGCGCATGTTTACTCCTACAGACCAGCAAAAGTTATTACAGCAGGAAGATATTACAACACACGTCTTAGAAGATTGTCAAAGTTTGATACAAGAACGCGGAATGCCCACCGAAATCATTGACTGCGAGCAATTATTCGATCAACAAACGGTCGTATTGTACTATCTGGGGAATCGTATGCCTGCTTTAGAAATACTCGCTCAAGAGCTTAATGCCAATTATGCCTGGCGGATTGTTTTCCATCCCGTTGACGAAGCCCCCGCACCGTCGGGCTGTTCAAGTGGCGGTTGTGGCTGCGATCAAAAATGA
- a CDS encoding dipeptidase: MKNPVNRRSFLGTSLGIAATSLGAAKTSILTAAEKEVTATKTPVKPKPIQNETILHARKVALEILKPTPKQLEHGLKLHADSLVFDAYGFAPRAAVDGDRLAAAIKEHASSAELKDLREDMSMTRCVTDPAEQREFKEAFDAAGVTCVFQNAGEEGQDPLRLIKRLARFTYTTDMLSDFVSKAVTPDDILQAKQDGRHCLYLTGNGVPLTQQWVTTTDEMKYMRIFYQLGIRMMHMTYNRRNMLGDGCAEPANAGLSDFGREVVAEMNRLGIIPDVAHSGWQTSLETAQVSKRPVVASHTTCNTLHHHIRSKPDHVIKAITDTGGLIGICCIPRYLGGKGDISALLDQIDYVVKKFGIDHVAIGTDVSYTSRNSALENKKVPRTPRSRKPWRSLWPADPFVETPEMRTSIAWTNWPLFTVGLVQRGYSDTDVQKIIGGNILRVCQQSFS; this comes from the coding sequence ATGAAAAACCCCGTTAACCGCCGTTCGTTCCTGGGTACTTCACTAGGTATCGCCGCCACAAGTCTGGGCGCAGCGAAAACATCTATTCTAACCGCGGCAGAAAAAGAAGTAACTGCGACAAAGACACCAGTGAAACCCAAGCCCATTCAAAATGAAACCATTCTCCATGCACGAAAAGTCGCATTGGAGATATTGAAACCGACACCAAAGCAATTGGAACATGGGCTAAAACTCCATGCGGATTCACTAGTGTTCGATGCTTACGGATTTGCACCGCGGGCCGCCGTTGATGGCGACCGGTTAGCAGCGGCGATTAAAGAACATGCTTCATCAGCTGAACTCAAGGATTTAAGAGAAGATATGTCAATGACGCGCTGCGTCACCGACCCAGCAGAGCAACGGGAATTCAAAGAGGCATTCGACGCGGCCGGAGTAACCTGTGTCTTCCAAAATGCTGGCGAGGAAGGGCAGGACCCCTTGCGACTCATCAAACGACTAGCTCGGTTCACTTATACAACAGACATGCTCTCCGATTTTGTTTCCAAGGCAGTCACCCCAGATGACATTTTGCAGGCAAAACAAGACGGACGTCATTGTTTATATCTGACAGGCAATGGTGTTCCTTTAACTCAGCAATGGGTAACAACCACCGATGAAATGAAATATATGCGAATCTTTTATCAGTTGGGAATTCGCATGATGCACATGACTTACAATCGCCGTAATATGCTCGGCGATGGCTGTGCAGAACCCGCTAACGCCGGTTTGAGTGACTTTGGTCGGGAAGTGGTCGCTGAGATGAACCGGTTGGGAATTATTCCGGATGTCGCACACTCCGGCTGGCAAACGAGCCTGGAAACTGCTCAGGTCTCAAAGCGGCCCGTTGTCGCCAGTCACACCACCTGTAATACACTGCACCACCATATTCGCAGCAAACCGGATCATGTCATTAAAGCCATCACTGATACGGGAGGATTAATTGGAATCTGTTGTATTCCCCGTTATCTGGGTGGGAAGGGAGATATCAGTGCGTTACTGGATCAGATCGATTATGTTGTGAAAAAATTTGGTATCGACCATGTGGCAATCGGGACTGATGTTTCATACACATCGCGCAACAGTGCTTTGGAAAACAAAAAAGTACCCCGCACACCACGCTCTCGAAAACCATGGCGCAGTTTGTGGCCTGCGGATCCGTTTGTAGAAACCCCTGAAATGCGGACCAGCATCGCCTGGACGAACTGGCCTCTGTTTACTGTAGGTCTCGTGCAGCGGGGCTACTCCGATACCGACGTACAAAAAATCATTGGAGGCAATATCCTGAGAGTTTGCCAGCAGTCATTTTCCTGA
- the eboE gene encoding metabolite traffic protein EboE, protein MTLSSLPLSYCTNVHPGLTVAEILQKLDEFTVPIQEQYAAPLAAGLWLAEPVIQEILVTDTGHIHFAEEVRKRNLICYTLNAFPYGNFHNDRVKENVYLPDWSQPERLEYTKGCARVLSALLPDGAEGSISTVPLGFKQFEHAADFGDTCIEQLIELAIYLKQLKEETGKTIRLAIEPEPFCVIEFTHELIVFFERLYQRAAAKQLLGIVKEFLGACYDICHQAVEFEDIPGSIRQITHAEIRINKIHISNAIELVNPWENEAGRTQLAEYAEPRYLHQTIGNLASGDLYRIVDLTKKFLLAPDPRIKETEKLRVHFHVPIDAQTLGPLGTTYQELKHALATVKELDYAPHLEVETYTWEVLPGDQKLGLVDGLTRELQAARSLLDTL, encoded by the coding sequence ATGACGCTAAGTTCTCTGCCATTGAGTTATTGCACCAACGTGCATCCAGGATTAACTGTTGCGGAGATTTTGCAAAAGCTCGATGAATTTACGGTTCCCATTCAAGAACAGTATGCAGCGCCACTTGCTGCCGGACTCTGGCTGGCTGAACCGGTGATTCAGGAGATTCTGGTAACTGATACAGGGCACATCCATTTTGCCGAAGAGGTTCGGAAAAGAAATCTAATCTGTTACACACTGAATGCATTTCCCTATGGAAATTTTCACAATGATCGCGTTAAAGAAAATGTTTATTTACCCGACTGGTCTCAGCCAGAGCGACTCGAATATACGAAAGGCTGTGCCCGAGTACTCTCCGCATTACTACCCGATGGTGCAGAAGGTAGTATCTCCACAGTCCCTTTAGGATTCAAACAGTTTGAGCATGCCGCTGATTTTGGTGACACATGCATCGAACAATTAATCGAACTGGCAATCTATCTGAAACAGCTGAAAGAAGAAACAGGTAAAACGATTCGGCTGGCAATTGAACCAGAGCCATTTTGTGTTATTGAATTTACACACGAGTTGATTGTCTTCTTCGAACGGCTTTATCAACGGGCTGCGGCAAAACAATTGCTGGGAATAGTAAAAGAATTTCTGGGAGCCTGTTACGACATTTGTCATCAGGCTGTTGAGTTTGAAGATATACCCGGTTCGATTCGGCAAATCACACACGCTGAGATCCGGATCAATAAAATTCATATTTCGAATGCCATCGAACTTGTGAATCCGTGGGAAAATGAGGCTGGTCGCACTCAGCTTGCAGAATACGCTGAACCCCGTTATCTACATCAGACAATCGGAAACTTAGCATCAGGCGATCTTTATCGGATCGTGGATCTCACGAAGAAGTTTTTACTGGCACCAGATCCACGTATTAAGGAAACGGAAAAGCTCCGGGTTCATTTTCATGTCCCCATTGACGCCCAAACACTCGGGCCATTAGGAACCACCTACCAGGAATTGAAGCACGCTTTAGCAACTGTGAAAGAGCTCGACTACGCACCACATCTGGAAGTTGAAACGTACACCTGGGAAGTCTTACCTGGTGATCAGAAGCTGGGTCTGGTCGACGGATTGACGCGCGAACTTCAAGCTGCCCGTAGTCTATTAGATACACTTTAA